TGTCCGTTCAAGTACACTCCGCTTAAATGATTCTTCAAGCCTGTTTTTATACTCCCTCACATCCTCCGGAAGCTCCTCCTCTGGAAGGGGATTCAACGTATCTTTTTCAAGCACGAAGGCGAACCTCTCCGGCCCTTTAATGTATTTTAGAAGTCCAGATGTTATCAACCACAGCGAAATACCGCAACCAGCTCCGAGGAGGTATTCGACAGGAACCATACCGGGCACCTCCAGTTATATACTGGCAACCTAAATAGTCAAGGGCTAACATAATCCTGCCTTTTCACAGATATAAGCTCCTCCTATCTGACAGGCTGTGTAAGTCCCTGCTCCTATTATAACCCTAAGCAAAGTGTTGCATGTTGTCCCACAAACTCCCATGCAGATTATAAACCCAATGCCTCCCGCTCCTATAAAACCTACACAGAAGGGGGTACAGGCCTTTGTGCACGCTAGATAACCAGACACACCCTCAGCCAGCACTGTACATAGAAAACCAGCTAAAGCTATACAGCCCGTGCATCCAACGCTAAAGTCAAACGTAAGAGCTATTCCTACTGCTTTCTCTTGGTTATACTCTGGGAGTTTGAGTTTCACCAGGTGTGATAGGTGTCTCAGCTCGCGGGCGCTCTTATCCCAGATCCACTTCGTCACATCGTGCTTCCCAAGCCCCATGAGAACCTTGCCAAGAGCCCAATAATACTCTGGAAGAGTCAAATTGTCAGCAGTAATTATCGCGTCACCAACGGGGACGACTCTCCCCTCATCATTAGGAGCAATGTTCATCCCAGTTACAAAAGCCCGGTACTCACCAGTCTCCGGGTCAGTGAATATCCTCGTAACGAGGGTAAAGTTATACTGCTCCCGTTCAGCATGATAAACGAGCGCATACATCGTGTAATTAAACGTGCCGTTGTAGAAGTTCAGCCCGAAGAACAGCAACTGCTCATGCTTTTTTGTCATATTGTATAATGTAACCACTGAAACATTGACGTTAGCACCCACGTTCGAGGCATTGCAGTTCGAACAGGCGCACGAGTGGTTCGTCAAGTTAGCGAAGTCTATAGTCTCGTTCACCCAGGTGACGTTCATCTGGAGCTTACCCTTCTCATCGTACCACGCAACTACCGCCCTGCGGAAGGTCACGCTGGAGTTATTCGCACCCATCGCCATAGCCTGAGGAGCCGCAATCAACTGCAGACTCAACAGCATAGCAACGAGGAAAAGG
This is a stretch of genomic DNA from Thermococcus zilligii AN1. It encodes these proteins:
- a CDS encoding halocin C8-like domain-containing protein yields the protein MNWRKSALSLFLVAMLLSLQLIAAPQAMAMGANNSSVTFRRAVVAWYDEKGKLQMNVTWVNETIDFANLTNHSCACSNCNASNVGANVNVSVVTLYNMTKKHEQLLFFGLNFYNGTFNYTMYALVYHAEREQYNFTLVTRIFTDPETGEYRAFVTGMNIAPNDEGRVVPVGDAIITADNLTLPEYYWALGKVLMGLGKHDVTKWIWDKSARELRHLSHLVKLKLPEYNQEKAVGIALTFDFSVGCTGCIALAGFLCTVLAEGVSGYLACTKACTPFCVGFIGAGGIGFIICMGVCGTTCNTLLRVIIGAGTYTACQIGGAYICEKAGLC